The following coding sequences lie in one Epinephelus lanceolatus isolate andai-2023 chromosome 24, ASM4190304v1, whole genome shotgun sequence genomic window:
- the LOC117249951 gene encoding protein EFR3 homolog B-like, which produces MRAALGGGVEVKELICGGMCADCFTSPHFSQLTLPPLRQDDVTLTSTHHPSPAEMPGTLPRFPTMPALLSSLPRGIDTPSLPRGITMPSLPSLPSMPRGVTVPSLPRGMLLPGAVAMSTMSQAPRRLLQDCCSVLDHQTPGGLCGCCWALRPRYKRLVDNIFPEDPEDGLVKANMEKLTFFALSAPEKLDRIAAYLSERLTRELNRHRYGYVCIAMEAMEQLLLACHCQSINLLVESFLSTLRLLLEADRPHLHILATSSFVKFANIEEDTPSYHRSYDFFVSRFSEMCHSEHEDADIQNKIRVSGIRGLQGVVRKTVDDELQVNIWEPRHMEQIVPALLVNLQRRAHTNSESPVEQTEVCFRELLSRAAYGHINNAIRPVLMHLDSHSLWEGKSFAVQCFQIIMFSIQSQHSHLVIQQLLGHLDANSRSPASVRAGIVEVLSEAAVIEASGSVGPTVLEVFNTLLRQLRQSVDYQLTGYYDNAGKHKTTSTEEKTLQDAVIKTIGSFANTLPVYQRSEVMLFIMGKIPVPGIYPALGSPNAGFEGSRMIQVMLLKSLLQVSERYESSNLLMALPSSFLEPLLSFTLMEDPEIRLLVLSILTSLIDRRHNATRLSAASVTFDVSALELKEDRCSRQDNLFIRKHAQRLYRHVYLTCKEESSGRDHYQALGTLLAVVSLELANEEVVVDLIRLVLALQELALSNQECLSVFNRCGVHAICAAFLHLLSQLGPPPPLHHHVTQVIESRQGGASHLLPEDVFCDKPRLPEGELKVDETFLFIQSKICEALTGSSYSTYIERLNTPYTPQITDEDRLSKRKSIGDVISLQIDMDPQYCPDTEQKPQVEQITFETLKNAIEDRGSVEEEERRRRMQVVERFQTAPFEEIAAHCGARTLLQAKLDQVFDLIIRPPPSPSGHSPPRSTPLYEMKFPDLCVY; this is translated from the exons ATGAGAGCTGCACTGGGAGGAGGGGTTGAGGTGAAAGAGTTAATCTGTGGAGGAATGTGTGCAGACTGTTTCACCTCCCCTCACTTCTCTCAGCTCACACTTCCTCCTCTCCGTCAGGACGACGTGACCTTAACATCCACCCACCATCCGTCGCCCGCAGAGATGCCAGGGACTCTCCCCAGGTTCCCCACCATGCCAGCTTTGCTCAGCTCTCTGCCCCGGGGCATTGACACACCCAGTCTACCCCGAGGCATCACCATGCCCAGTCTGCCCAGTTTACCCAGCATGCCCCGAGGCGTGACCGTACCCAGCCTGCCCAGGGGGATGTTGCTGCCGGGGGCTGTCGCCATGTCGACCATGTCCCAGGCTCCCCGGAGGCTGCTGCAGgactgctgctctgtgctggaCCATCAGACACCCGGAG GGCTGTGCGGTTGCTGCTGGGCATTGCGTCCTCGCTACAAGCGACTGGTTGATAATATTTTCCCAGAAGACCCGGAG gacgGGCTGGTGAAAGCCAACATGGAGAAGCTGACGTTCTTTGCTCTGTCTGCACCGGAGAAACTTGACCGCATCGCCGCCTACCTGTCGGAGCGACTGACCCGAGAGCTGAACCGCCACCGCTACGG gtatgTGTGTATAGCTATGGAGGCGatggagcagctgctgctggcGTGTCACTGTCAGAGCATCAACCTGCTGGTGGAGAGTTTCCTCAGCACGCTACGTCTGCTGCTGGAGGCCGACAGGCCACACCTCCATATCCTCGCCACCTCCTCT TTTGTGAAGTTCGCCAACATCGAGGAGGACACGCCGTCATATCACCGCAGCTACGACTTCTTTGTGTCTCGCTTCAGTGAGATGTGTCACTCAGAACACGAAGACGCCGACATCCAGAACAA aatCCGTGTGTCGGGGATCCGTGGTCTGCAGGGCGTGGTCAGGAAGACGGTGGACGACGAGCTGCAGGTGAACATTTGGGAGCCTCGTCACATGGAGCAGATCGTCCCTGCTCTGCTGGTCAACCTGCAGCGCCGCGCACACACCAACAG tgagtCTCCAGTGGAGCAGACTGAGGTGTGTTTCAGGGAGCTGTTGAGTCGAGCTGCTTATGGACACATTAACAACGCTATCAGACCTGTGCTGAT gcaCCTTGACAGTCACAGTCTTTGGGAAGGAAAAAGTTTTGctgttcagtgttttcagatCATCATGTTCTCCATCCAG TCCCAGCACTCCCACCTGGTGATCCAACAGCTGCTGGGTCACCTGGACGCTAACAGCAGGAGTCCGGCGTCAGTCCGAGCTGGGATCGTGGAGGTCCTGTCTGAAGCTGCGGTTATAGAAGCTTCTGGATCTGTAG GTCCCACTGTGCTGGAGGTGTTCAACACGTTACTGCGACAGCTCAGGCAGAGCGTTGACTACCAGCTGACTGGTTACTATGACAACGCCGGAAAACACAAAACCACCTCGACTGAAGAGAAGACGCTGCAGGACGCCGTCATAAAAACTATTG GATCCTTCGCCAACACGCTGCCCGTCtaccagaggtcagaggtcatgctGTTCATCATGGGAAAGATCCCCGTTCCTGGAATCTACCCCGCCCTGGGGTCACCCAACGCCGG gtttgAAGGCAGCAGAATGATCCAGGTGATGTTGCTCAAGTCTCTGCTCCAG gtgTCAGAGCGGTATGAAAGCAGTAACCTGTTGATGGCGCTGCCCTCTTCCTTCCTGGAGCCCCTGCTGTCCTTCACTCTGATGGAGGACCCAGAGATCCGTCTGCTGGTCCTTTCCATCCTCACCTCACTCATTGACAGACGCCACAATGCCACCAGACTCAGCGCTGCCAG CGTGACGTTTGATGTCTCAGCGTTGGAGCTGAAGGAGGACAGGTGCTCCCGACAGGACAACTTGTTCATCAGGAAG CATGCGCAGCGTCTCTACCGTCACGTCTACCTCACCTGTAAGGAGGAGAGCAGTGGGCGGGACCACTACCAGGCCCTTGGCACCTTGCTGGCTGTAGTCAGTCTGGAACTGGCCAATGAAGAGGTGGTGGTAGACCTGATCCGCCTGGTCCTTGCTCTGCAG GAGCTGGCATTGTCCAATCAGGAGTGTCTGTCAGTGTTCAACCGCTGTGGAGTTCATGCCATCTGCGCCGCCTTCCTCCACCTGTTGTCCCAGCTcggtcctcctccacctctccaccATCATGTCACGCAG GTGATCGAAAGTCGCCAGGGTGGCGCATCACACCTGCTGCCTGAAGACGTTTTTTGTGACAAGCCCAG actgcCAGAAGGTGAGCTGAAGGTAGACGAAACCTTTCTGTTCATCCAGTCGAAGATCTGTGAAGCTCTGACAGGAAGCAGCTACAGCACATACATCGAACGCCTCAACACACCCTACACACCTCAGAtaacag ATGAGGACCGTCTGTCCAAGAGGAAGAGTATTGGGGACGTCATCTCTCTGCAGATAGACATGGACCCTCAGTACTGTCCTGATACAGAGCAG AAACCTCAGGTGGAGCAGATCACCTTCGAGACGCTGAAGAACGCCATTG aggacagagggagtgtggaggaggaggagaggcggAGGAGGATGCAGGTGGTGGAGAGGTTTCAGACGGCTCCGTTTGAGGAAATTGCAGCTCATTGTGGAGCCAGG ACGTTGCTTCAGGCTAAACTGGACCAGGTCTTCGACTTGATCATCCGTCCTCCTCCGTCTCCGTCTGGACACTCACCGCCTC